The following proteins come from a genomic window of Polaribacter dokdonensis:
- a CDS encoding vWA domain-containing protein translates to MNWSNFEFLNPEFFWLLILIPLLAIWYFFVRKKDAAVLTVPSTKGFKTKTSFLAKLKPVLYVLRLLALAAIIVALARPRKVSVSKRTKTNRGIDIVMAIDVSASMLARDLKPNRLEALKKVAVDFVDRRPNDRIGIVVYAGESFTQTPITSDKTIVKRTINRLQWGQLEGGTAIGMGLGSGVNRLKDSKAKSKVIILLTDGVNNAGNIDPTTATELAKELGIKVYTIGIGTNGMADFPWSKDPRTGMLNFRKQQVQIDEDLLKEIAAETQGKYFRATDNTSLKEIYDEIDALEKTKIEEFKYYNYQEMYRDLVFLALGLLLLEFLLRNTLFKSFI, encoded by the coding sequence ATGAACTGGAGTAATTTTGAGTTTCTAAATCCTGAATTTTTCTGGTTGCTAATTTTAATTCCATTATTAGCAATTTGGTACTTTTTTGTACGCAAAAAAGATGCAGCAGTTTTAACTGTACCAAGTACTAAAGGTTTTAAAACTAAAACTTCTTTTTTAGCAAAGTTAAAACCAGTTTTATACGTTTTAAGATTATTAGCTTTAGCAGCTATAATTGTAGCACTAGCAAGACCCAGAAAAGTTTCTGTAAGTAAAAGAACAAAAACAAATAGAGGTATAGATATTGTTATGGCTATTGATGTTTCTGCAAGTATGTTAGCCAGAGATTTAAAACCAAACAGGCTAGAAGCACTTAAAAAAGTAGCTGTAGATTTTGTAGACAGAAGACCAAATGATAGAATTGGTATTGTAGTTTATGCAGGTGAAAGCTTTACACAAACACCAATTACTAGTGATAAAACTATCGTAAAAAGAACCATAAATCGTTTACAATGGGGTCAGTTAGAAGGTGGTACAGCAATTGGTATGGGTTTAGGTTCTGGTGTAAATAGACTAAAGGATAGTAAAGCCAAAAGCAAGGTTATTATTTTACTAACAGATGGTGTAAATAACGCTGGTAATATAGACCCAACAACTGCAACAGAATTAGCAAAAGAGCTAGGTATTAAAGTGTATACAATTGGTATTGGTACAAATGGTATGGCTGATTTTCCTTGGAGCAAAGATCCAAGAACAGGTATGCTAAACTTTAGAAAGCAACAAGTGCAAATAGATGAAGATTTATTAAAAGAAATAGCAGCAGAAACACAAGGAAAATATTTTAGAGCTACAGACAACACATCATTAAAAGAAATTTATGATGAAATTGATGCGTTAGAAAAAACAAAGATTGAAGAATTCAAATACTATAACTATCAAGAAATGTATAGAGATTTGGTATTCTTAGCTTTGGGCTTATTGCTATTAGAATTTTTATTAAGAAACACATTATTTAAGAGTTTTATATAA
- a CDS encoding BatD family protein has protein sequence MRKHILYIFLWISAVGFSQTSMVRADIEISNIRIGEQFSYKIVINETENVILPKLELQGLEVIDSAKIDTINNKLIQKYILTGFDSGAYYIPQQQVFIKNQAYLTDSLLINVATVAIDTTQVKKYPIKSIKKEPLVFDDFKIYIYLLIAALLIIGFWIYWFVIRKRKTEEEEATYRALPPYEEAMYKLNELDEKLLWQNNKTKQYYSELTEIIRGYIERELKVPALEKTSDEIIETLKDFHDVKTIRTSQATIQKLKELFQEADLVKFAKSKPLALEIEEDRKDAEAIVGDLKPKIISKDDELE, from the coding sequence ATGAGAAAACACATTTTATATATTTTTTTATGGATATCTGCTGTTGGTTTTTCGCAAACCTCTATGGTTAGAGCAGATATAGAAATCTCTAATATTAGGATTGGTGAGCAGTTTAGCTATAAAATTGTAATCAATGAAACCGAAAATGTAATTTTACCAAAATTAGAATTACAAGGATTAGAAGTCATCGATTCTGCAAAAATTGATACCATTAACAACAAGTTAATTCAGAAATACATTTTAACAGGTTTTGATAGTGGAGCATATTACATTCCACAACAACAAGTTTTCATTAAAAATCAAGCCTATTTAACAGATTCTTTACTAATTAATGTTGCTACAGTCGCCATAGATACAACTCAAGTAAAGAAATATCCTATAAAATCGATCAAAAAAGAACCACTTGTTTTCGATGATTTTAAAATCTATATCTACCTCTTAATAGCAGCATTACTAATAATTGGCTTTTGGATATACTGGTTTGTTATTAGAAAAAGAAAAACAGAAGAGGAAGAAGCAACTTATAGAGCATTACCTCCTTATGAAGAGGCTATGTACAAATTAAATGAGCTCGATGAAAAATTATTGTGGCAGAACAATAAAACAAAACAATATTATAGTGAGCTTACAGAAATTATTCGTGGTTATATAGAGCGTGAATTAAAAGTTCCTGCTTTAGAAAAAACATCAGATGAAATCATTGAAACTTTAAAAGATTTTCATGATGTAAAAACCATTAGAACATCACAAGCAACTATTCAAAAATTAAAAGAATTGTTCCAAGAAGCAGATTTAGTAAAGTTTGCAAAATCTAAACCTTTAGCTTTAGAAATAGAGGAAGATAGAAAAGATGCAGAAGCTATTGTTGGCGACTTAAAACCTAAAATTATTAGCAAAGATGATGAACTGGAGTAA
- a CDS encoding tetratricopeptide repeat protein has translation MKKILFLLLLVAQVFYAQDEQKIFNSANEMYKQQNYEKAIEFYKTLEHYNLISSELFYNLGNAHYKLNQVGPAIFYYEKALQIDPDNDDVKNNLVFAKRLALDTIEELPKTFFQKININYIQKLSYNEWAIVIVSFAILGSILFLLFYFSNRPGTKRFFFVISMLSYLFLIITFFITFNQYSLANNNKIAIVFAEETEVMNAPTLNSEELFTLHEGTKVTVLDRVDNWKKIKLADGKIGWIIANEIKELDEI, from the coding sequence ATGAAGAAAATCCTATTTTTATTACTGCTAGTTGCTCAGGTATTTTATGCTCAAGATGAGCAAAAGATTTTTAATTCTGCTAATGAAATGTATAAACAGCAGAACTATGAAAAGGCTATTGAATTTTACAAAACTTTAGAACATTATAACTTAATTTCATCTGAATTATTTTATAATTTAGGTAATGCACATTATAAATTGAATCAGGTAGGTCCTGCAATTTTTTATTACGAAAAGGCATTACAAATTGATCCTGATAATGACGATGTAAAAAACAATTTAGTTTTTGCTAAAAGGTTGGCTTTAGATACTATAGAGGAATTACCAAAAACGTTCTTTCAAAAAATAAACATAAATTATATCCAAAAACTTTCATATAATGAATGGGCAATAGTAATTGTTTCTTTTGCAATTTTAGGTAGTATTTTATTTCTACTTTTTTATTTTTCTAATAGACCAGGTACAAAAAGATTCTTTTTTGTTATCAGTATGCTCAGTTACTTGTTTTTAATTATAACCTTCTTTATTACATTTAATCAATATTCTTTAGCAAATAACAACAAAATTGCTATTGTTTTTGCAGAAGAAACAGAGGTGATGAATGCACCAACCTTAAATTCAGAAGAGCTATTTACCTTACATGAAGGTACTAAGGTTACTGTTTTAGATAGAGTAGATAACTGGAAAAAAATTAAGTTAGCAGATGGTAAAATTGGCTGGATTATAGCTAACGAAATTAAAGAATTAGACGAAATATAA
- a CDS encoding vWA domain-containing protein, with protein MYRLEEPIYFYALAIIPVMIVIYLLVLWWKKRTQRKFSNPELLEKIAPNSSVFKSTLKLIMLLLGISFLIISLVNPKMGSKLKTVKREGVDVVFALDVSKSMLAEDIAPNRLEKAKQIISKIIDKLGSDRVGVIIYAGNSYPLLPITTDHAAANMFLQNATPDMVSSQGTAINEALELAKTYYNNDEQTNRFLVIISDGEDHQEETKQVAQNLSNDGVKIYTIGVGTEKGGPIPMRLNGAMIGYKKDNQGETVITKLTPDVLEDIADAGSGRYVNGNVTETPVNIISEVIANAQKNEFETKQFSDYKDQFQWFLGAGILFLLLDIFLFDKKTKWLKRVDLFNEEKVKNK; from the coding sequence ATGTACAGATTAGAAGAGCCAATTTATTTTTATGCATTAGCAATCATACCAGTTATGATTGTAATTTACTTATTGGTTTTATGGTGGAAAAAAAGAACTCAACGTAAATTTTCTAATCCAGAATTATTAGAGAAAATTGCACCAAATTCATCAGTATTTAAATCAACATTAAAGTTGATTATGTTGTTATTAGGTATTTCTTTCTTAATAATTTCTTTGGTAAACCCTAAAATGGGGTCTAAACTAAAAACGGTAAAAAGAGAAGGAGTAGATGTTGTTTTCGCATTAGATGTTTCTAAAAGTATGTTAGCAGAAGACATAGCACCAAACAGATTAGAAAAGGCAAAACAAATTATTTCAAAAATTATTGATAAATTAGGCTCAGATAGAGTTGGGGTTATTATTTATGCAGGTAATTCTTATCCACTTTTACCAATAACTACAGATCATGCAGCTGCAAATATGTTTTTACAGAATGCAACTCCAGATATGGTTTCTAGCCAAGGAACAGCAATTAACGAAGCTTTAGAGTTGGCAAAAACATATTATAATAATGATGAGCAAACCAATCGTTTCTTAGTTATTATTTCAGATGGAGAAGATCATCAAGAAGAAACAAAACAAGTGGCACAAAATTTGTCTAATGATGGTGTAAAGATCTATACCATTGGTGTTGGTACAGAAAAAGGAGGGCCAATTCCTATGCGTTTAAATGGTGCAATGATTGGCTATAAGAAAGACAATCAAGGAGAAACTGTAATTACCAAATTAACTCCAGATGTTTTAGAAGATATTGCAGATGCAGGTAGTGGAAGATATGTAAATGGTAATGTTACAGAAACACCTGTAAATATAATTTCTGAAGTTATTGCTAATGCTCAGAAAAACGAATTTGAAACCAAACAATTCTCTGATTATAAAGATCAGTTTCAATGGTTTTTAGGAGCAGGAATTCTATTTTTACTATTAGACATTTTCTTATTTGATAAGAAAACTAAATGGCTTAAAAGAGTAGATTTATTTAATGAAGAAAAGGTTAAAAATAAATAA
- a CDS encoding tetratricopeptide repeat protein, producing MKTYLKISILFLMLFSIKEISAQKDSTALQRKARSMVRQGNELYQNKQYTDASVAYKKALSNSSFYDKASYNLGNALYKNKNFKEALPQYELTAKTAEDKLTKAQAYHNIGNAHMETKNYQGAVDAYKNSLRNNPTDDETRYNLAVAQKLLDKENQQNKDDQNKDNKDKKDQKDQDKDNKDDQNKDQDKDKKEGDDKDKKDDKDGEGDKDKDKNQDPKKDDKKDQNKKPKPQQGKMSPQQIKQLLESLNNEEKKTQKKMNAKKAKGKKTKQEKDW from the coding sequence ATGAAAACGTATTTAAAAATATCAATTCTCTTTTTGATGCTGTTTTCTATCAAAGAAATCTCAGCTCAAAAAGACTCAACAGCTTTGCAACGTAAAGCAAGAAGTATGGTTAGGCAAGGAAATGAACTATATCAAAATAAACAATATACAGATGCTTCTGTAGCTTACAAAAAAGCATTAAGCAATAGTTCTTTTTACGACAAAGCAAGTTACAATTTAGGTAATGCCTTATATAAAAATAAAAACTTTAAAGAGGCTCTACCTCAATATGAATTAACTGCAAAAACTGCAGAAGATAAGTTAACGAAAGCACAAGCATATCATAATATTGGTAATGCACACATGGAAACCAAAAATTATCAAGGTGCAGTAGATGCTTATAAAAACTCGTTAAGAAATAATCCTACAGATGATGAAACTCGTTATAATTTAGCTGTTGCTCAGAAATTATTAGACAAAGAAAATCAGCAAAATAAAGACGATCAAAACAAGGATAACAAAGACAAGAAAGACCAAAAAGACCAAGATAAGGATAACAAAGACGATCAAAACAAAGATCAAGATAAGGACAAGAAAGAAGGTGATGATAAGGACAAGAAAGATGATAAAGATGGTGAAGGAGACAAAGACAAAGACAAAAATCAAGATCCTAAAAAAGACGATAAAAAAGATCAAAACAAAAAGCCTAAACCTCAACAAGGAAAAATGTCTCCTCAGCAAATTAAGCAGTTGCTAGAAAGCTTAAATAATGAGGAAAAGAAAACGCAAAAGAAAATGAATGCGAAAAAGGCTAAAGGCAAAAAGACAAAACAAGAAAAAGATTGGTAG
- a CDS encoding AAA family ATPase, whose amino-acid sequence MDVDVRAINEKIERESAFIDILTLEMNKVIVGQKQMIESLLIGLLGNGHILLEGVPGLAKTLAINTLSKAVQGSFSRVQFTPDLLPADVVGTMIYNMKENDFSIKKGPIFANFVLADEINRAPAKVQSALLEAMQERQITIGDTTFKLDEPFLVMATQNPVEQEGTYPLPEAQVDRFMLKVVIDYPKIQDEQVIMRQNLSGGFASVNPVISVDQINKAREVVNEVYMDEKIEKYILDIIFATRYPEKYNLPNLKDLISFGASPRGSINLAKAAKCYAFIKRRGYVIPEDVRAVVGDVLRHRIGITYEAEAENVTSVEIINQIINEVEVP is encoded by the coding sequence ATGGACGTAGATGTTAGAGCAATTAACGAGAAAATAGAAAGAGAAAGTGCTTTCATAGACATACTTACTTTAGAAATGAATAAAGTAATTGTGGGTCAAAAACAAATGATAGAAAGTTTGTTAATTGGTTTGTTAGGTAATGGTCATATTCTTTTAGAAGGTGTGCCTGGTTTAGCAAAGACTTTAGCTATTAACACTCTTTCTAAGGCTGTACAAGGTTCTTTTAGTAGAGTTCAGTTTACGCCAGATTTATTGCCTGCAGATGTTGTAGGTACTATGATTTATAATATGAAAGAGAATGATTTCTCTATCAAGAAAGGACCAATCTTTGCAAACTTTGTATTGGCAGATGAAATTAACAGAGCACCAGCAAAAGTGCAATCTGCTTTGTTAGAAGCAATGCAAGAACGCCAAATTACTATTGGAGATACTACTTTTAAATTAGATGAACCATTTTTAGTAATGGCAACTCAAAACCCTGTAGAACAAGAAGGTACTTACCCTTTACCAGAAGCGCAAGTAGATAGATTTATGCTTAAGGTAGTTATAGATTATCCAAAAATTCAGGATGAGCAAGTTATAATGCGTCAAAATTTAAGTGGTGGTTTTGCATCAGTTAATCCAGTAATATCAGTAGACCAAATTAATAAAGCAAGAGAAGTTGTGAATGAGGTTTATATGGATGAGAAAATCGAAAAATACATTCTAGACATCATTTTTGCAACACGTTATCCAGAAAAATACAACTTACCTAATTTAAAAGATTTAATCAGTTTTGGAGCTTCACCTAGGGGTAGTATCAATTTAGCAAAAGCAGCTAAATGTTACGCTTTTATTAAAAGAAGAGGTTATGTAATTCCAGAAGATGTTAGAGCTGTAGTTGGCGATGTTTTACGTCATAGAATTGGTATTACTTATGAAGCTGAAGCAGAAAATGTAACTTCAGTAGAAATTATCAATCAAATTATAAACGAAGTAGAAGTACCTTAG
- a CDS encoding BatD family protein, whose protein sequence is MKLRFYISVFITLCTLSISAQKAELSVAVSKNKLGLNQRLRIEYSINKQGADNFKAPDFTGFEVIQGPSQSVSQSWINGKVSFTQSYSYILKPKRRGELIIQPANIKINGRTIDSKMMKIIVTAPIATPDNPNDPDYIAEQNIHLVAEISKSRPYVGEGIYVEYRLYVSENVSVYDTSVTEAPQYNGFWNQEIKINGFPVKMGKYNGENYRYIVLQKAFLIPTKTGKLTIDPMKMDIVIGVPTGRADFFGNVITKNIKKDFSSVKKVIQPKSLPLEGKPDNFTGAVGQFNFDVSLSKDILKANESSEIKVAVNGRGNLKLFELPAVKTPKELETYQPERKESVRITSNGLSGSFSDTYTVVPQYKGKYKLPDISFSYFDPKTEKYNTINTDDLYVDVLEGKELITTTDNTSPQQKNVVSSGKSFRYIQTKTDLEVKDDSDFYQSYLFYILLILPLLFIPLAIIIGKNNEKRRSDVVGLRLRKAEKLAKKYLSAAQKQLGKKEAFYEALERALHNYLKAKLGVETSDISKENITQILQKRDINDATIKQFIDVLKASDFARYTPVTDTEMKQEYERAKQVIVELDKQL, encoded by the coding sequence ATGAAGTTGAGATTTTACATATCAGTATTTATAACCTTATGCACACTATCTATTTCTGCGCAAAAAGCAGAATTAAGTGTTGCTGTGAGTAAAAATAAGTTAGGTTTAAATCAGCGTTTACGAATTGAATATTCAATCAACAAACAAGGTGCAGATAATTTTAAAGCACCAGATTTTACAGGTTTTGAGGTTATTCAAGGTCCAAGTCAGTCTGTTAGTCAATCTTGGATTAATGGTAAAGTAAGTTTCACTCAATCTTATTCTTATATTCTAAAACCAAAAAGAAGAGGAGAACTTATAATACAACCTGCCAATATTAAAATTAATGGTAGAACAATAGATTCTAAGATGATGAAAATCATTGTAACAGCACCTATTGCAACTCCAGACAATCCTAATGACCCAGATTATATAGCAGAACAAAATATACATTTAGTAGCAGAAATCTCTAAATCTAGACCTTATGTTGGTGAAGGTATTTATGTTGAATACAGATTATATGTTAGCGAAAACGTAAGTGTTTATGACACTTCTGTAACAGAAGCTCCACAGTATAATGGTTTTTGGAATCAAGAAATTAAAATAAATGGTTTCCCAGTTAAAATGGGAAAATATAATGGAGAAAACTACAGGTATATTGTATTACAAAAAGCATTTTTAATACCCACAAAAACAGGTAAACTAACTATAGATCCTATGAAAATGGATATTGTAATTGGTGTACCAACAGGAAGAGCAGATTTTTTTGGTAATGTAATTACTAAGAATATTAAGAAAGACTTCTCTTCAGTTAAGAAAGTAATTCAACCCAAAAGCCTTCCTTTAGAAGGTAAGCCAGATAATTTTACAGGTGCTGTTGGGCAATTTAATTTTGATGTTAGCTTAAGTAAAGATATTTTAAAAGCGAATGAATCATCAGAAATAAAAGTAGCAGTAAATGGTAGAGGAAACTTAAAATTATTTGAGTTGCCAGCTGTAAAAACGCCTAAGGAATTAGAAACATATCAACCAGAAAGAAAAGAAAGTGTTAGAATAACTAGTAATGGGTTATCTGGTTCTTTTTCAGACACGTATACTGTTGTTCCTCAATACAAAGGAAAATATAAATTACCAGATATTTCGTTCTCATATTTTGATCCTAAAACAGAAAAATACAATACCATAAATACAGATGATTTATATGTAGATGTTTTAGAAGGTAAAGAACTAATTACAACTACAGATAATACAAGTCCTCAACAGAAAAATGTAGTTTCTTCTGGAAAAAGTTTTAGATACATACAAACTAAAACTGATTTAGAGGTTAAAGATGATAGCGATTTCTACCAATCTTATTTATTCTATATTCTTTTAATTTTACCATTATTATTCATTCCATTAGCTATTATAATTGGTAAAAACAATGAAAAGAGAAGAAGTGATGTTGTTGGTTTACGTTTAAGAAAAGCAGAAAAATTAGCAAAAAAATACTTGTCTGCAGCTCAAAAGCAATTGGGTAAAAAAGAAGCTTTTTATGAAGCTTTAGAACGTGCTCTACATAATTACTTAAAAGCGAAATTAGGTGTTGAAACTAGCGATATTAGTAAAGAAAACATCACCCAAATTTTACAGAAAAGAGACATTAATGATGCTACTATAAAACAATTTATAGACGTTTTAAAAGCATCTGATTTTGCAAGATACACGCCTGTTACAGATACAGAAATGAAACAAGAGTATGAGAGAGCTAAACAAGTAATCGTTGAATTAGATAAACAGTTATAA
- a CDS encoding DUF58 domain-containing protein, translating to MDTKDILKKVRKIEIKTKRLSNDIFGGEYHSSFKGRGMTFSEVRQYQFGDDVRTIDWNVTARYNEPYVKVFEEERELTMLLMVDVSGSEFFGTTNQFKKDTITEIAATLAFSATQNNDKVGLVLFSEDIELYIPPKKGKSHVLRIIRELIEFKPKSKKTNISVALKFLSSVLKKRAIVFMLSDFMDDDYEKTAKIAAKKHDLTGIRVYDKHDEEIPNLGMVPMLDSETGAIQYVNTSSRTTRNNYKANALRLTDYYTNTFQRSGAGTINTRVDESYVKKLLGYFKHKGR from the coding sequence ATGGATACAAAAGATATACTTAAGAAAGTTCGTAAAATAGAAATTAAGACAAAACGTTTGTCTAATGATATTTTTGGAGGTGAATACCATTCATCTTTTAAAGGGCGAGGTATGACTTTTTCTGAAGTACGTCAATACCAATTTGGAGACGATGTTAGAACCATAGACTGGAATGTTACAGCACGTTACAATGAGCCTTATGTTAAGGTTTTTGAAGAAGAACGTGAATTAACAATGTTACTAATGGTAGACGTATCTGGATCAGAATTTTTTGGTACAACAAATCAATTTAAAAAAGATACCATTACAGAAATTGCTGCAACTTTAGCTTTTTCTGCAACTCAGAATAATGATAAAGTTGGGCTAGTTTTATTTTCTGAAGATATAGAACTTTACATTCCACCTAAAAAAGGAAAAAGCCATGTTCTAAGAATTATTAGAGAATTAATTGAGTTTAAGCCTAAAAGTAAAAAAACTAATATTTCTGTAGCCCTAAAGTTTTTATCTAGCGTTTTGAAAAAGAGAGCGATTGTTTTTATGCTGTCTGATTTTATGGACGATGATTATGAAAAAACAGCAAAAATTGCTGCTAAAAAACACGATTTAACAGGTATTAGAGTGTATGATAAACATGATGAGGAAATTCCTAATTTAGGAATGGTACCCATGTTAGATTCAGAAACTGGAGCTATACAATATGTAAACACATCCTCTAGAACAACTAGAAACAATTACAAAGCAAACGCTTTACGATTAACAGATTATTATACCAATACTTTTCAAAGAAGTGGAGCAGGTACAATAAATACTAGAGTTGATGAGAGTTATGTAAAAAAATTACTAGGATATTTTAAACATAAAGGAAGATAA